GAGACTTCAGGTGCCCTGCGCCGCCCCACGCTCCACTTCTGTGTCGGTGTGATTCCTGTGCTTGTTGTGCATGAGCTGCGTCCAGCCTGAACTCAGGCCACACACCTCCTGCGTGTCCTTGGGCAGGTCCAGCTCCCTTTCTGGCTCTCAGCTGACTCAACTATAAGCTGAGgtacagagggagggacagggaaaggaagCCGGGAAGGTGGAAGGGAAACAGAGTTTGTGGTCAGTACTCAGGGCTGGTTTGACAACGTTCCAGCTTCGGTCCCATTCCCGCAGTGTAAACTGCGCAGAGCGTAAAGGCTCACTCaggagaaaaggaggggggatggggtacaTTTGGGTTTGCTTTTACAtgcagtgttatttttaaattttcatcccCTGAACTCCCTCCCTATTTTGACCCAGTTTCCATCTCCAGTTCAAAGGCAGAGAGCGGAGGCACCTGTTGTGCTCCATGCAGAATAAATGTCCAGGGCCGCTTGCGTGGCTTTTTGTTTGGAATCTGTCTGATCCGTTCATTGTCTCAGAGCCAGGAATCTTCTCTAGCAACTTCCTAGACATATAAGGCTCCAAAATGCCTGAGTATAGAAATagcctctcttcccccaccagGCCAGTGTAAACACATCCCTGGGTGACGTTCCTTGCTGACAATGACCTGGCTGTGGCTTGTGTTATCTCACCATTTCCCCTTCAATCCTTTTAGTCCAAACACTCACAGTGGTTCCAGGCCCAACATCCGCTACAGAGGCCTCGATACTTTTGCCAATTAAAAAGCTGAATCCAAAACATTCCTGAATAATAGTCAACTCTCCGCAAAACTAACAAACGCATTTCACCCTGAGTGGCTGCCTATTTGTCCTTCTCTGCAGACTATAAATGTCCAAGCATTGTGGCAGGTttttactttctgattttttgGATGCTTTTACAAATGCCTTGTGATGGGACTACTTTGATGAGTTCTGATGACAGCCACAGCTTGTGAAATGTCAAGGGCGGGCGTTCCGAATGGAATCTAGATAGAGACAAAGCATACGCTGGATTAGTCCCTTTCTGAAAATCGCCCGTCATAGAGTCATAGACTCCCCCAAAGACCACTTAGGTCAGTTCTCCCCACGTGTAGCTGCATATCAGGAGCATGTGGAGAACTTAGAAAAAATTCTTGGGTCTCAACCAACATCTAAACATTTAGAATCTCTGGAGGTAAGACCCAGAGAGATTGTGGGGTTGTTTtttggatttgggttttttttttgtttgtttgtttacactTTGTAGGCAATTCTGATGCACATCTATGTCTGGAATTCCCTTGTCTTATTCAGTCCTTTTTTGGCACTCCCCTCTACAGGATTTTGGCAAATTGTTGTCTATCCCTTCTTGTACTCCTCCAGGGATGGGGTGCTCGCTGCCTTTCAGAGCAGCCCCTCCTATCCTTCCTTAGCCAGCTCTGCTTTGTCAGAAggttcttcctctctgccccctctAACTCCCCTCACTAGGATGCCACAGATGCCTGTCTTTGGCCTTTGGAGATTTGGAGGGTGCAAACGTGTCCAATGAGTTCTAAGGAGTGACACCCCAGTTCCTTCAGCTGTTCCTCTTAGGACACAGCCTGAACCTCTCCCTATAGGGCCACTTCCTGTCTGCCACTGGCCTCTCACACATGCCACAGCTTTCCAAGGGGTCATGAAAACTGCTAACTCCTTTGGTCATGGAACCTGCTTCTACCAATGAGGCTGTTAATAATTGACTGATTAAGTCAGTCCATCATGGAGTGCCAAGTGCCCTAAGGGGTGCTAGGTTGGCCATGTGctgcaggagaggcagaagggactTTGCAAGGGGCTACACAGTTGCTGGGGGAGCCCGAGGAAAACACGAACATAGATACGAAATGCATTGCTTTTAGTGAAGAACTCCACTTTGCGGCAAGGACTGTAAACATCCTGAGGGGGACATGGTCACAAAAGATTCCAATGAGATGTAGCTTAAGGGAAGAATAATGTGAATCAGCCAGGTTCAAGCAGGAAAACGTGAACCTTAAATAATGTGCCGAGGCAGGGATTTAATATGAGAATCTGACAGAATTGCTGGaagggctggagggagaagcaagacaGATTCCCAGCACAAGATGGACATGGCCCATTGGTCTCCTTACTGTCTGAGGCCACTTCCGGAGCTAGTTAGCTGTACACACACAGCCATGATTCAAAGAGCAGGTGGTCAAAatccaggagaagcagcagccacaGCTGCCACCCCATTTCCAGGAAGCTGGAGAAGGGACCAGGAACACGAATGCAGAAAATCCTCACAATCTGTCATCTTGTCAGTGATGCCCCCAAAGGGACAGGACAATAGTCCGTGCCTTCCAGAAGAAGCACCTAGTCCACTTTAGAACTCTAGCTGCAAACAGGGTGGGAAATAGCTCTTAGCTTCCCATAGTCTCCAACCAGAAGGAAGGTGCAGTGGAGGTGGGACGGGTGGGAGATGTGTGGTTGGCATGATTTATAGCAACGAGATGGACACAGTTTAAGTGTCCATCCACGGTCTACCCTACCACGGAATTCTGTGCCACCTCGGAGAGGACAATGTTGCCTTTTGATTAATATGACATGAGAAAAGGTTCAGAATAAATCactaacaaaagaaagaaaaagagtgagagagagagaaaagaacgaaagaaagaaaagaaaaaaagcaggcagCAGGATAGAGGTCACcatacaatttcttttttgttagatgaatttttgaaaaatacaaagttaaaaataccTGCAAGATAAATGGCAACTTTTGGGTGAAAGgagtgaaggtatttttttttcccctagaggtCAAAAGTATAATTTCATAATGATGTAAGGTCAATATGTAGGTCATAATAATCACAAATATGTATGTACCTGACACATGAAGCAGAGATTGGGAATTAAAAGAAGTAGATCCACAATCGTCacagattttaacatttttctcagaaattgACAAGAAAACTGGAttgaaggtattttaaaaattcttgcaaACTCTTCCGTGTTTTCCAAACTTTCTACATAGTGCACATATTCTTTTTGAcctaggacaaaaaaaaaatgctttaaaaaaaaatcacacaaaaatcttaaaggtgcgggggcgggggggggcgggaagaGCAGCGAAGGTTAAACACAGAGGGGAGGCGCTGAAGGGGTCAAGGAGAGGCTCCAGGATGAGGGCCTCACGAGGTGCAGCTGGTGGGAGCCCTGCAAACTCTGTGTGTGACCTGGGGAAGGCCTGCCCTATTCTGGGCCTTTGTTTCCGCTCCCAAACGTTCGCCTTGGGACTGCAGCTCGAGCGGCAGGGAGAAGGCGCTCCAGCGAGCCGTGACACtccggggtggggtggagggaggtggctgGGATCCGGGAAGCGGGACTACCGCTTCCTGCACACAGCCCCGACACGCCCGCGCCTGGGGGGAAGAGCGGCCTTGGCCTCTGGGCCGCAGATCCGCGACGCCCGGGGCGCAGGCGGAGCCTCTTGGCGGCTGAGCGGCTGCGCGGAGGCGGGACTTGCGGCGAGCAGGCGGCGGGAGGCTGAGCTACAGCTGCGAGAGTCCGAAGCTGCCCCGGAGCCCCAGCCCGCCGCAGGTAATCAGCGCTTTCTCTCTGGGCCCCCAGGCAGGCCGCAGTTGCCCTCCCTGAGATGGAGGCTTCCTTTCTGGGTCTCTGCTTCACCATCTGGGGACTGGCCTTTCCGCCTTTCCGCGCTGTGGGACCCTCTCCACGCTAACACTTGCGCCTGCACCCCGTTCCCCGGTGGCTCCTGTTGGGCTCGGAGGATGCAGGCCTCCCCAAGCCCTCCCCTTAGCTCGACCTCATTGCTCCTGCCATCCAGCCCACTCCAGCAGAGAGACCCTGATTGTAGCTGAAAGGCCAAGACAGGTGTCACCTCCCTGCAGAAAGGGTGAGGTTGGTGCCATTCGTACTGGGCAATGCAGGAAGTCCGGTTCTTGGACGGTGGACACTAATACTGGGAACCATAAGAAATCTCCCGTGGTCGGGAGGAAACAGAAAGGTAGGGCTATGGGAATCCGGGCTGAGGCTCCTATTCTTAGTTACTATGTGTCCTGCGTCAGTTCCCAAACTTCTCTGATCCCCCGCCTCCTTCCAGGATGCCGGTCCTGATCATCTGCCCAGATCACCCCAGGGGTGACTGAGAGTCTCCATGACTTAACTGTTAAGAAAATGGCTGCAAACTGTAAAGCGCGATGCACATGAGCAGTGATCTTCCAATTGCAAGTGAAGGCTCCAAGCACAGACCTCATTTAAGCCCCTAGAAGAGCAACAGCCTTGGCTCAGCATGAAAGATTTGCCAGGCTTTGTCTATGACTATCTCTTTCACCTGTTCAGCCTCTCCACCACTCACCTCCCCGTGGATTGGTTACCCCCCACTTAACCTCCCCTGGGACCCCTTCCTCCTCAGATCCAGGCCTGTTGGAGCCAAAGCTGCTTCTGTCCCAGCATGGGACAGCTCTGAGCAGAGTGAAACCTGAGTGCACCCCGACAGGTCTGCTGGCTCAACTACCCTCCAAGGGAGGGTTTTCCTGGGCAACACTGGCTTGAATGAGGCTGGGGGATCTGGCTGGGTATTTGCTTTCCAGGATGCCCAGTGGCAGAGCGTGGGGGTGGAGAAGCTGGGTGCAATTCCTTTTGGCTGCTGGGTGGGTCAAGACTCAACTGAGACAGAAAAGATGGAGGGATTGATGTCCTGGCTGAAGGGTAACAGTTTCAGTGAATCTAGGAATTTTAGACACCATTTAAATGTCACTGAATACATGTTATATTGTTTAAATTTTACAATTGTTGTTTTAATAAAGTCTGCACCGTTTCCAAGTCCTAGGGAAGAATAAACAGGCCCTTCTTTCCAGCAGCTGCCAGACTTGCCGCACTCTTGGGAAGCTGAGACCTATGCCCCAGGAGGTGGGCTAGGCAGGTTTCTGAGGGCACCGCCAGCTCTGTTGTGCTGGGCGGACAGTCGCCTTGCTTTTTAAGTGCACAGCCCCATTCGGTGTAGCCCCAAGAGGCCTTTCACATaagaggaaaccgaggcacagagggaaagtgaAGCAAAGCCTCGTCTCAGAGAACAATTCTGTCATTCGGTCCCTTTGGTTTCTACTCCATCGTGAGGTCAAACTGTGAACAGTGTTTGTGGAAACGTTGTAGATCACTGACTGACTAGCTGTGGAGCAGCTGCTCCTCAGCGGGCAGACTTTGAGGCATCAGGGACACAGCAATGAATGAATCCTGCCTCTTGGAGTGGATGTTGTattggggagaggcaggcaagaaACATATACGTGTGTAAATATACTCTTTTGTGGGTGTCAGGTGGGGAGAAACAAAGCACAGGAATGGGGGACAGAGTCCTGGCAGTGAGAAAAACTGCCgttctataaattttataaaggaCAGTCAGGGAAGGCCTTGCCGAGCAGGGGACATTTGATCCAAGACCCAGCAGAGGTGAGGGAGTGAGCTGGAGGATAGATGGGACATGAGGAGGTTGGAACCAGACAGTTCTTTAGGACTATTGCCTACCCCCAGCCCTGATGTACCCACGCCTTTGTAGCCCTTACGGTCCGCATTGTTAGAGGTAGCACCCCTTTACGCTAGCATCTCGGAACCTCTGAGCCGGCGGGCCTTTGGGAGACCACTTGGCCTGCTCTCACCTGTTCACTCTGGTTCCTCCTGTCCCGCTCCAGAGCCGTGAGCATGCTGCGCCCCCTGGTGTCCCGGCTGCTTTGCCTCCGTGGCCGCACCGCCCCATACTCTTCCTCGGCCGCCCTTCCAAGCCCCAACCCAAACCCAGACATCCGCTACAACCAGCTGTTCATCAACAATGAGTGGCAAGATGCCGCCAGCAAGAAGACCTTCCCGACAGTCAACCCTGCCACGGGAGAGGTCATTGGCCACGTGGCCGAAGGGGATCGGGCTGATGTGGATCGGGCAGTGAAAGCAGCCCGCGAGGCCTTCCGCCTGGGGTCTCCATGGCGCCAGATGGATGCCTCCGAGCGCGGCCGGCTGCTAAACCGCCTGGCGGACCTAGTGGAGCGGGATCGTGTCTACCTGGCTTCACTGGAGACGTTGGACAATGGGAAGCCTTTCCAGGAGTCCTATGCCTTGGACCTGGATGAGGTCATCAAAGTATACCGGTACTTTGCTGGCTGGGCTGACAAGTGGCACGGCAAGACCATCCCCATGGATGGAGAGCATTTCTGCTTCACCCGCCACGAGCCTGTCGGCGTCTGCGGCCAAATAATCCCATGGAACTTCCCCTTGGTCATGCAGGGCTGGAAGCTCGCCCCGGCACTGGCCACCGGCAACACTGTGGTCATGAAGGTGGCAGAGCAGACCCCCCTTTCTGCCCTGTACTTGGCCTCCCTCATCAAAGAGGCGGGCTTTCCCCCTGGGGTGGTGAACATTGTCACTGGCTACGGCCCCACGGCGGGTGCCGCCATCGCCCAGCACATGGATGTCGACAAGGTCGCCTTCACTGGCTCTACTGAGGTGGGCCACTTGATCCAGAAGGCGGCTGGTGATTCCAACCTGAAGAGAGTCACCCTGGAGCTGGGTGGGAAGAGCCCCAGCATCGTGTTGGCGGACGCGGACATGGACCACGCTGTGGAGCAGTGCCACGAAGCCCTGTTCTTCAACATGGGCCAGTGCTGCTGTGCGGGCTCCCGGACCTTCGTCGAAGAATCCATCTATGACGAATTTCTTGAGAGAACTGTGGAGAAGGCTAAGCAGAGAAGAGTCGGGAATCCCTTTGAGCTGGACACCCAGCAGGGGCCCCAGGTGGACAAAGAGCAGTTTGAACGAATCCTGAGCTATATCCGTTTTGGCCAGAAGGAGGGGGCACAACTTCTCTGCGGTGGGGAACGTTTTGGGGAGCGCGGTTTCTTCATCAAGCCCACGGTCTTTGGTGGCGTGCAGGATGACATGAGGATCGCCAGAGAGGAGATCTTTGGGCCTGTGCAGCCCTTATTTAAATTCAGGAAGATGGAGGAGGTGATCGAGAGGGCCAACAACACCAGGTATGGCTTGGCTGCCGCCGTGTTCACCCGGGACCTGGACAAGGCCATGTACTTCACACAGGCGCTCCAGGCCGGCACGGTGTGGGTAAACACCTACAACATTGTCACCTGCCACACGCCCTTTGGAGGGTTTAAGGAATCTGGCaatgggagggagctgggggaggatgGGCTTAAGGCCTACACGGAGGTGAAGACAGTTACCATCAAGATTCCTCAAAAGAACTCGTAAGAATGGCTACCACTGGACCCACCTCCAGCACAGAGTTCCATAGACCCCTAGACCATGGTTGCCAAGTAGTTTTTTAGCCTCGGACCCtactttaatttttccaaatgaaCTCTTAGAGGGAAGCTCGacaaataaagcaattaaaatgagAACTACTCTCATTAAAGCAGGACTGGGGACTGGACTCAGGTCCTATTCACCAGTGCGTCAGCCCAGCCCCCTCCATGGCCCTGAGTTACTTCCATGAAATCTTGGGAATCTCTGGAAAATAGATTAAAATCTGGACAGTGCCTTTTAGTTCTTCCTTCTGATCCGAGGACCGCCCCACCCCCATGGATTAACCTAATGCTTAGTTGATGGTCTCAGTTCAGACAGAAGATTGGAAAGCTTTCGGAGTTTCAAACTAGGTGGATTCCAAATCTTGGCCCCATTCTTCAGTGACGGAACCTAAAAACCAaggatgcttttccttttttaagtacCAGTTGCTGGCTATTTTGCTTGCTTACCCTGCATTTTGCTACTGATTTTCATTAATTTGAGGAAAGAAGTGGGCAAATAATGCAATTATTTAACTGCTCCTTTAATATAAACAACTCAAGCGTCCATCAGGTAGTGAGTAGGTAAATGAAATGTTTGCATGGAACGTTCCTCGTgctagtcagccataaaaaaggaatgaagtcctgaCACGTgccacaatatggatgaaccttgaaaccattaggctgaatgaaagaagccaggcatacGTAcaaggccacatactgta
This DNA window, taken from Lutra lutra chromosome 13, mLutLut1.2, whole genome shotgun sequence, encodes the following:
- the ALDH1B1 gene encoding aldehyde dehydrogenase X, mitochondrial, encoding MLRPLVSRLLCLRGRTAPYSSSAALPSPNPNPDIRYNQLFINNEWQDAASKKTFPTVNPATGEVIGHVAEGDRADVDRAVKAAREAFRLGSPWRQMDASERGRLLNRLADLVERDRVYLASLETLDNGKPFQESYALDLDEVIKVYRYFAGWADKWHGKTIPMDGEHFCFTRHEPVGVCGQIIPWNFPLVMQGWKLAPALATGNTVVMKVAEQTPLSALYLASLIKEAGFPPGVVNIVTGYGPTAGAAIAQHMDVDKVAFTGSTEVGHLIQKAAGDSNLKRVTLELGGKSPSIVLADADMDHAVEQCHEALFFNMGQCCCAGSRTFVEESIYDEFLERTVEKAKQRRVGNPFELDTQQGPQVDKEQFERILSYIRFGQKEGAQLLCGGERFGERGFFIKPTVFGGVQDDMRIAREEIFGPVQPLFKFRKMEEVIERANNTRYGLAAAVFTRDLDKAMYFTQALQAGTVWVNTYNIVTCHTPFGGFKESGNGRELGEDGLKAYTEVKTVTIKIPQKNS